ttgttgttttgttggaaaaattcaaattagaggaaatataaagagaaaagtatttaagagtgtgtcttgaaaattgaaatacacaattctCCAAATTATGGCATGATTCCAAGTTAGGAGAAAATCAGGataaaaggtggaaaaatatgaagtataacgagtattctaggaaaaaaaaaaatcctcaattttagcatctaaactaggacgaagggagtatatatatatatatatatataattttcaaacaaaaaatcaaactaaaattaatgaaataattatttaatatttgtttttatttttactattgataaatgaaatgaaatggtaaatgaaatagtttgaaaataaaaaataataatatttaaaaactaaaatataagaaataaaaaattgattgtatataagtttaagggtaacttttgtcatttataaaataaaatagggataaaaaagataaatcaagcattaaatttaggtgggaccaaagcttatgcttttgtagcttttaaaagaaggctattattggggcgtcacactccaatagaggggcttcacttggattcttaatgtccaaaaaactggttatgggatatcctaacacatatacaaaatgtctagattaccctttaactagaagtgattttacgtccaggtttcttttaattataACCGtataattttatttgcatgtaattttacgttcaggtttggattagttccaaccgtagaagctcattttacgtccaggtttcttttaattccaaccgtagaatccgattttacgtccagttttctttaagttccaacggtaaaagtgattttacgtccaggtttggagattttacgtccaggtttggattaattacaaccgtagaattttatttgcatatagttttacgtccaggtttgaattagttccaaccgtagaagctcattttacgtccaggttccttttaattccaaccgtagaatctgattttacgtctaggtttggattatttccaaccgtagaagtgattttacgtccaggtttggattatttccaaccgtagaagtttattttacggtcATTTTTTCTTCACACAAAAACTTTTTCctagaattcaccaagtatacaacaaaattcgttaatttaatttttatctaattaaattaaattaaaattaactaaataagggttgtttagtcattacaaaattatttgagataagggtttTTTGATATTgcttatgggtgacccgtttttgtcctataaGGTGACGCcgctctaatggaatgtgacgccccaataataacttTCTTTTAAAAGCTCTTCATCCCCAGCTTttgaaaattgaggaatttgggaagtgctttgggtaaaaaatactttgattttttttttaccaaataccaatttcaaaaattatcgacatatatagattttgaaagtgcttttggaaaaacaaaaacattaccaaacgcAGCCTTAATCCATTCAAATGCATAAGTAAGAAAAATAATGAACACTTCAAATTTAAGTTCCCTCTGTTATCATTAGTAATGACAGCTGCTAGAAAAGAAAGTTGGTTTTATATGGGCAAGTGCAACTGTATGCACTTGTATGCCAAGCACATGCGACCCAATAAAAATGTGAATCATGAAGGATGATCAATTAACAAAGAATTCTGTTATTaaataaaaacgaaaaaaaaaaagataaaaaaataaaaattagcctAGTTTTTCTTTCCATGTTAAGGTAGTTATTTTCATGGAGTCCTATAATTTTTGCACCGAACATTTTATCTTTAAACTCAAATGATGATGAATTTAAAAGTAATTTCCGAGTGATATATTATTGTTCCAAAACTGATTTACTATTCAATTGTAGGCTAAAAATCACATTCATTAAATTTTATTCCCTAAATCAAAATCGGTCAAGTCTATTTTAATTTTTGGAATACGACCAGGATCTTTTCGATCCCGTTTCCATTCCACTCACCCACACGTGGAATATATCCTTATCAGAAAAAGTCAAAAGCTTAGGTTCTAACAAACCCTAAAGGCTATTTCAGTAAATCCAGATGATTCATTCTCACTCATAATCAGCCAAATCTCAGCATCCCATTGGTTTCCACATCCTCACAAGCAAACGATAACCAATCAAAACGCGAGTACTCAATATATTTTAGTTCACTCGCATTAAAAGACTAGTCTTACCCCAAAAATTCCATACCCAAAAACGTAATTCTGGAACGAAAATAAATTTCTTTCCTAATTTAACCTTTCCATATTATCGATGTAGATTCGTATATTACTCCCTCACTCGTCtgaaggaggagaagaagaagtaaaCATTTTTCTCTCTTGTCTCTCTCGCTGCTAAGTAACGATGGCGTCTCCACGAGCAAATCTTGCTCTCCTCTCACTACTTTCTCTTTCACTCTTTCTAACTATTTCGGCTGAAGTTTTCTTCGAAGAACGATTCGAAGGTGAAAATCTAAAtccctttgttttttttttttttttctgaatttgaTTTGGTTTTTTCTGTTAATTTATACGAGTACATTTTTATTCAGTATGATTTGGTGATGAGTTTTTGGACGTAGATCTGTGATTTTGATATCTAGATTGGTATTTGTATCTGTGATCTTATGCTTGGTCTTCCTTTTTAGTTATTTAATGACTCGAAATCATATAGATCTGAGAAAATTGAAAAATCGTAATTGTTATATACAATTGAATATAAAAATCTGAATAGTTAAATACATTTGAATTTAAAATCTGAATAGTCGTATAGATTTGAATGGGAATCCGAGGAAAAGACTGATATAGTTAAATAGATTATACGATTAGGAAAAGGACTGATGTTTGAATTGATTACGTAAGAAATCGTGTTTCGGAATTGATTGATATACACCATCACTGCATCATCATTAAAACCCTAGAGGTTTTAGTATTTTACTaattactgttttttttttttctgagtgAAAGTAATTTTTACTGAGAGATCTTGTTACTAGTGTAATTAGTTTGATTGATATTGGTATATCTAGTAATTTGATTGTAATTCTTGCTTGTGGACTGTTATAGATGGATGGGAAAATCGATGGGTTAAATCTGACTGGAAGAAGGATGAGAACATGGCTGGGGAGTGGAACTTTACTTCCGGTAAATGGAACGGTGATGCTAATGACAAAGGTAATGATATATGACTTGGTCATTTTGAATCACATTAATATCTGTATGTTGATTATTTGTAGACCTGCTAGATTCCAAAATACTCAAGTTGACTCTGATTTGTTTGATTAGGTATTCAAACCAGTGAAGACTACAGGTTTTATGCCATCTCTGCTGCATTCCCCGAGTTCAGCAACAAAGGAAAGACATTGGTTTTCCAATTCAATGTTAAACACGAGCAAAAGCTTGATTGTGGTGGTGGCTACATGAAGTTGCTCAGTGATGATGTTGACCAGAAGAAGTTTGGTGGTGACACTCCATACAGGTAACTAGTACTGGTTTGTGACTTTGTGTACAAGTGTTGGTTAAGTTAATGTTCTAACGTAGTTGTGGGTTTTATTCGATAAATTGCAGTATCATGTTTGGCCCAGACATTTGTGGATACAGTACCAAAAAGGTCCATGCAATTCTTACAAAGGGAGACAAGAATCATTTGATCAAGAAGGATGTTCCTTGCGAGACTGACCAGCTTACTCATGTGTACACTTTCATCCTTCGACCAGATGCTACATACAGCATCCTCATCGACAACACTGAGAAACAGACTGGAAGTTTGTACAGTGATTGGGATATTCTCCCTCCTAAGAAAATCAAGGATCCTGAAGCCAAGAAGGTAAATTATTTTTAGCCAGCTGTTAATTTAGCTTCTTTTTAGCTTTACAGTCTTGTTTTAACAAATTTGTCAATGTACAGCCTGAAGATTGGGATGACAAGGAGTACATTGATGATCCTGAAGATAAGAAGCCAGAGGTATTTCTTTGAAGAGATCCTTTTGAGGTTCTCCTCTCAATCACCATTTTTTATCTTCATGTTTATTTACTAATTGTATTGCCCTTTTTTATGTTCTCAAAGGGATATGATGACATTCCACAAGAGATTGTTGACTCTGAAGCGAAAAAGGTATGCGttttgttagatattttcatgtGTATTTGTACTTTTTACAACTCAAGTGATGGCttccaaggtattaatttcattgTATTTGCTAATGCAGCCTGAAGACTGGGATGAGTCAGAAGATGGTGAGTGGACAGCTCCAACAGTTCCCAACCCTGAATACAAGGGACCATGGACAGCAAAGGTTTGCACAATTATGTATAAAATATTTACTTTAATAGAAAATAGTAAAATACCCAGTCTCTAACTTTTCTCTTGCTACTGGCAGCAAATTAAGAACCCCAACTACAAGGGAAAATGGAAGGCACCTATGATTGACAACCCAGGTTTGTGGCAGTAGCCGACTTTTATTGAAGTTTTCAAACGGCTTATGTCATTTTCAAATTTTCGCTTGCAAAATACTTTATTGATTTATTAAGTTGCTACACAGATTTCAAGGATGACCCTGAGATCTATGTCTACCCCAAGTTGAAATATGTGGGCATTGAATTGTGGCAGGTATTTGTTTTAACTACTGTTTGATGCTTTACATTGTTGTTCTTTGACTATAAAGGTACTAATTAGCAAGATGTACACATTTTCCAGGTGAAATCAGGAACTATGTTCGACAACGTCTTGGTCTGCGATGATCCTGATTATGCAAAGAAGCTCGCAGAGGAAACATGGGGAAAACAAAAGGAGGTATGTATTTATACTGTTTCTTTTTCTATGGTTGTTGTATCTGCTTTTGAGGAAGATTCTAAATCATGTTCAAAACTCAAATTTATAGGGCGAGAAGGCAGCCTTTGATGAGGCCgagaaaaagaaagaggaagaGGTAATGAGttttatttgtgttatttcttttttcgaaATGTTATATACCTAGATTAAATAAATAATGTATCGGCCTCTGTTACATGTATTGTAGAATGTTAATTGTGTAATCATTTCTTCTTGTTGAGAAATGGCAGAAGCGTAACCTGACTTTGCCAATTTCCTAGGCCATCTCTGTCAAATGTCCATCATGATTATCTTAATTCTGTTATCTTATTGTATTATCTGTCCTGTCTTACAGGAAAAGGATGAAGCAGGTGAATCAGATGAAGTAAGTATCTCCTTCAGCAAATCTTGTCACACATTTTCATTTAAATCTTCTGTGCCCCCACCCTGGGTTCCAATCTATAATTAACATGCATGTTTCTACTAGGAAAAGGAAGATGATGAGGCTGATGCCGAAGATTCTGATAAGGATGAAAAGGCTGATGCAGAAGCAGATGCTGATGATTCTGACGATGAACAACATGTAAGTACTTTTGTATCTATAGCTTGTCAAATATTTATTTATCCTATTTATTTCCATCTTACTAAGtttctcatattctcattttGTTAACAGGACGAGCTGTAGGCGCCGAGAAACTTCCCAGCTTAATAGATGATTCGAATAGCTAGCAATTCTGTTGGAGCTAAAGTTTGAGGGTTTAGGCATGCAAGAAAAAGTTTCCTGATTTTTTCTTCGATTTTTTCTTTAAGGTAGGAATCTCCTTTTAGGGGAGTTAATGTTTTAAGGCTGCACAATACAGAAAATGTATGGGCTTGATTTTTAGACCGCTTGAACTGAGAATGTAAGCAAGAATAACGTATAAAGAACTCTTTTAACTTCAACATCGGCTCTGAATGTAGGCATTAAGTTAAACTGCCTTGCGTGTTTTCACTTGCTTTAATTTGTCCATATCAAGTGACCTGCTATTGCATGgtgtagtaggtgtagtaggcaTGCTCTTTGAATATAAAGTGTAGATCCGTCCAAGTTAGAGTAGCTTGTAATGTAGGGTCAGCGTAGTACCAAACTACCCTAGATTAAGAGCAATGAAAATGAAGGATATGCAGATTCTACCATGGGGAAATGATTGGCGTTGTTGTTACTCCGAAATGGACTTCGGAATAAAGAAAAAATTAGCATTATTGACTCTTACTCAGGAGCTCCTTTATCTGCAGATAGATCAAAAATGACTTTCCATAAGATTGTCAATGGGGAAAACAAAGCTCAATCTTGGAATGGTACAACTGTCTTATCTAGTCCGCCTACATGCCAAATGGGGTGTTTTTCTCTGCCTCTAAAAATCACAGATAAAATAGATGCAGTCCAAAGGGACTTTTGGCGgggtaaacaaaaaaaaatgttagtATCACATTAGTTGGTTTTGTTCTGTGTGAAACAATTGAAGTAGGTGGTCTAAGATTTAAAGAAGCAAACAAAGTGAATAAGGCAATGATTGCCAAGCTAGCATGGAGAATAACAACTCAGCAGAATACCCTTTTAGGTTCTGTCTTTATGACCAAATACTTTAAAAACTCAACATTATAATGCTTCGTGGATATGAGGATGCATTATGCAGGGGTCTCTTTAATCCATAAATTCAGTTGTTGGGAGGTAGGCGATGGTAAGTC
This DNA window, taken from Papaver somniferum cultivar HN1 chromosome 3, ASM357369v1, whole genome shotgun sequence, encodes the following:
- the LOC113358151 gene encoding calreticulin-like, which codes for MASPRANLALLSLLSLSLFLTISAEVFFEERFEDGWENRWVKSDWKKDENMAGEWNFTSGKWNGDANDKGIQTSEDYRFYAISAAFPEFSNKGKTLVFQFNVKHEQKLDCGGGYMKLLSDDVDQKKFGGDTPYSIMFGPDICGYSTKKVHAILTKGDKNHLIKKDVPCETDQLTHVYTFILRPDATYSILIDNTEKQTGSLYSDWDILPPKKIKDPEAKKPEDWDDKEYIDDPEDKKPEGYDDIPQEIVDSEAKKPEDWDESEDGEWTAPTVPNPEYKGPWTAKQIKNPNYKGKWKAPMIDNPDFKDDPEIYVYPKLKYVGIELWQVKSGTMFDNVLVCDDPDYAKKLAEETWGKQKEGEKAAFDEAEKKKEEEEKDEAGESDEEKEDDEADAEDSDKDEKADAEADADDSDDEQHDEL